From Candidatus Methylomirabilis tolerans:
AGGAAGCTGATGGGGCCGCTCGCCTTGCCGCCCGTTGACTTTACCAGGGTATCCTTCGGTCTGAGGCGCGAGAAGGCAAAGCCGGTCCCGCCACCCGACTGGTGGATAATCGCCGCCCTTTTGACCGCCTCGAAGATCCCCTCCATGGAGTCATCGACAGGAAGTACAAAACAGGCCGAATACTGCATCCCGTTCTCTTTGCCGGCATTCATCATCGTGGGAGAGTTCGGCAGGAACCTCCCTTCAACCATCACATCGTAAAACGATTCCGCGACTTCGCGAGCCTCCGTCTCACTTCTGCCCCACTGCCTCTCAGCCTTGGCGATGGCCACCGCCACACGCCAGCACATCTCCTCCGGCGTCTCTTTGGCCCCTGTCCCGTCCCTCATCAGGTAACGCTCGTTGAGGACGCGCAGGGCCGACTCGCTCCACTGTCCGCTCTTCGCCGGCTGCGGTCCAAACACCTGCACCGCCTCGGCTCCTTGTTCAATCCCGTGGAACGTTGATTCGCTCGTCTTGCCAACCATTGTGTCCTCCTCTGCCTGAGATGATGTGTGGCAACTCGGACTTACTGTAATCTCGCACACCAATGTCACATGTATCAATAAGCCGTCTATCTCTAGTATGTCAGACAGGCATCAACTATCGATGAGGCACTAGATATTGTGTAGTGCGGTCTTAATTATAACGATATATAGTATTTGTCAAGCACAAAATGCGCGAGCGAAGGTGACCCGGCCCCTGGGCAGCCCATCCCGCTGGATCCTCCGGACAAAAGGCTTGCTATCACGTGGAGTGGTGCTAGAATCTCGAATGAAAGGAGGTCCAGCATGGAGAACGTGATTGCCATTGCGACGCAGCCGGATAACATCCCGATTATCGGAATGCTCATCCTGATCTTAGTATGTCTCGGATCAGCGATAAAGCAAGCGGTTCGTCATGACCGTCTGATCAAAAAAGGCCAAAGAGATCGAATCTTCGAAGAGATGTATAGATAGGTCCCTGAAGAGCAAGGCACATGTTCATTCTGGTGACCATTGCGATCCTGCTCGGCCTGGGCCTGATCTTTTTACTGAATCGTTCTTCCTCGCCGGTAGCCGCCGAAAAGGCCTACTACCAACCCAGAGGTGTCGAGCAGCAACGGTTGGAGCGGCTGACGCCTGAGCAGTTCGAACGTCTCTGTTTCCGCCTCCTGGAGGAGATGGGACTGTCCATCGCGGACTGCCATCGCAACACGCAGGGGGAAATCGACGTCACCGCCGTCAACCCCCAACCGATCACCGGCGGC
This genomic window contains:
- a CDS encoding restriction endonuclease, with amino-acid sequence MFILVTIAILLGLGLIFLLNRSSSPVAAEKAYYQPRGVEQQRLERLTPEQFERLCFRLLEEMGLSIADCHRNTQGEIDVTAVNPQPITGGSYIVRCILIQPEVPINSTQITALSDTVRAERASKGIFITTGFFSEEAPKLAEGLPIELINGQRLRQILAEHRISLT